One Epinephelus fuscoguttatus linkage group LG16, E.fuscoguttatus.final_Chr_v1 genomic window, AGTGCTAACACCTACACAGCAGTGTGTCTGGCACGAAGGAAATCTGTGTGTACAGGCTGTAATGACTGTACTTGGATTTGCCCTATTGATAATGTGCAACTTCTTGTGTTCATCCCATAATTATACAACACAAAGAGCAGCATTTAGACATCACTTGAGAATTCAGCACACATTCCCTCAAGGCTAAGCTGTGAAGAAGAGTGCATTTGTGCTCTGTCTCCACACAGGAGCCACTTAGTCTCTTTGTCACTCTGTGACACTGTTGAGTTAACGCATAAACCAACCTTGTTAAAgattaattatttttctgtcatttaatcTCAACAGAATACCACTGTTGAAAGTAAATATTTAGCCAACTGTCTGAACACTGTGGAGCTGGACGAAGTAGAGCTTTGTGCCAAACCAGGTACAGGCTCTACACTCTGACATCTCACAGCAGTGTGGGCATTTTAGCATTCACCTCTACAGGAAACCCATAGCCACAATAAATGCCGGCATTTGACATGTCTGTAAACAatagatatgttacatttgtacgttattatgtagcggatataCTGAAACTTAACGCAATGCTGTggataatgtgtggttatgtttaggctcAAAAACCAGGTGGTTAGgaagagatcatgttttggcttaaaatacccagttttggtggcatgatcacagctgaaatgccactgatgtcaaaaaacaaacagttttgttAGTTGTATTGGTCTGCAGATTGGTAGCCATCTCGCACAGGGGTCACACCATACACCATCCCCTCTGCTTTCCGAGAATGacgtcagctcatatacattcAATCAGAGCGACCTTACTTTAGAAATGATGTAATATGTATGAAACGTGCAAGTGTGacacatctgtggtttgcagaagcatacaatgccaacatttgcttCCAGCGACTGGCAAACTACAGGCTAGTTTTGCTTGTAGTCTAGTTTTTAGTGTGGCAGTAAGGGCTGtatacacaacaacaaaatgacacaagacAAAGAATGAAaggtaacttttttttaaaaaaataactgaccTTTATTCCTGGAAGTCCGGGAGGTCCGGGAGGACAGACACAAGGTTCTTGAGTTGGTTCAGGGTAATCAGGACTGTTGGAGCACTGCAATGAACAAAATTAGGCTCTAATAGATAGTATACAGGACCAGACATTGAGTGCATTTACAGAATCAGAGCTGCAAGGATTGGTCAGTTAATTTAGTAGATAGAAAGTTATCAGCAACTATTTTAATAACCAATCTTTCTGAGTCATGTTTGCTAGGAAAAATGCCACAATTGTCTTGTTcctgcttcttaaatgtgaaaaatagCTGGCTTATCTTATCCTCTCCCTAGACTTTTACAATTGTTAACTCAATATCTTTAGGTTTTTGATtgctggttggacaaaacaagcagatGAAGCTGTACCTTTGGACATTTTTAACCATTTCTGACATTTAGCAATGAATGATTGTAAAGTCTCAAAATCCAAAACTGAAGCCTGAAAACGATTAAGGTTCTGTATGCGAGATTCAGAGCattctgttctgtacgacatctattgcacgtctgtccgtcctggaagagggatccctcctcagttgctcttcctgaggtttctaccgttttttcccccgttaaagggttttttttggggggagtttttccttatgtgctgcgagggtcctagggacagagggatgtcgtatgctgtaaagccctgtgaggcaaactgtgatttgtgatacttgtgatataaataaaattgattgattgattgattcatatagcagcaaaccactatttgctatacAAAGATATGATGGAGTAATAGCGTCCAGTCGCACTCCCTCTGTATGTGTTGTAGGGCCTAATGTGAGCTTCTCTGTTTTGGTAGCTGGTCTGGCTGTGCcagcatgttagtgcatgtgagtcccgtCTTTGTATCTCGGCTAAGTAGCcccactctgcactgcactcatataGCGGTTACCACTGATATCGGGATGGCGTCATTCCAAAGGTGTAGCATCCACCCTTCAGTTTTCACTCTGATTAACACTATTAGCTTTAGCGCTCTTTCTGTTGAAGCGCtttttatggagttagcaccgttagctgctatcAAGCAgttcagccacctccatgttgtgTCCAGAATATGCCAccccagactctgaatcatagatatgctctgaatgtgcATAGAGCTAAATTAATacattcttccttttttttaatattagcCATTGTCAACACAAAAGCTTACCTgacctgctgtgtgtgtcaaAATGAGTCTGTATTTTACTTGAATAAGCAGGTTTATCTGCTAACATGCACGCTGTAAACTGAATAGtcttctgtttttaaatcaaaggGTGTGAGTTTGCCAGAGAGGCATCTGATCCTCCATCCAAAGGAAATTGATAACTGAACTTTTAGATCCCATTGCAAATAAGCCACTAAaaagcacacagacagaggagatGAGCGTTGGTATACTTGGCAAGCGTTTGTAATTTTAGGCTACTCATCTTGTctcttttgatattttattcCCACTTCCTCACATTAAAAGCAGTGATTTGGCACCAGCTTTGTGGTTATAGCATTTTCGAAGCCAACATAACAATGGGCCACTGCTTCGCAAACACAGTGAGAGCCAGCCGactataaaaaaatatactgaGTGCAAAATGTTTGAAGCTCAGCCACGGGTCCGCCTCCAACAAATTATTTTATGCATAAACAGATGTGACTTGAAATTAATATGCTGACTTTACACTTTCACTACACAATGCTACAATAGACTGTGCTGATGAGATACAAAGTGAGAAAACCACTTTATTTCATGCAGTATGAGGTGTGGAGGTAACTGATGGTGAAATTGCGAGTCTCAGAGCACAAACAGATGTGGCAGGACAAGGTGACAAGTAGGTGAGAAGAAGTTATCTTTGTTGCTTTTGGCCTGAACAAACAAGTTTAGAGCCAAGCAGACTCTTGTACTTACAACACCGGGTATTTCACACGCAGTCTCTCGGTTGTTCTGCTCGGGGTCACAGTAAATGCGAAGTTTCTGGATTTCAAACTACACAAGATTTAAAAGAGgaaactcttgttaaaaatacaACCTTAGCTGTTAGAGACAAACAaggtaacaaaacaaacacattgtaATATGGGGGTAATTTTGCAATGTTTAGTTTGGTTTTATCAGTGCTTTGCCACTAATGAATTGAAATTGCTATTGTACAACTGTTAAATTGCCCTCATTGGGCACTGAGCAGCTCCATTTTGCCAGACCTCCCTCAGTGCTGGAAGCACTCTGCTGCAACGTTACACTATTCTTCCATTATTTGGTATTTTGTTGATGCTGGTGGTAAAATGGCTCCAGAGTGTCCCATAGACTGTTTCACGTCAGTTACCATGTGAGCAGAAAGATGATCCAGATGTATGATTTATGTTATTTCCAGCCTCATGAAAACATTAGAATGAGCCTGGAGCATAAATCAATGTAATACAACAAAGTTTACATTCTGTTAATGATAATGATGGTTCGTATGTGTGTACTTAAACATGATAAGAATCTGTGTTGTGGTTTGGTGGTTCATGCCAATTCAGTGTTATTTGAAATTGCATTGTGGTAATTTTAGACTtctaattacaaaaaaatgtgtttccaaTTACAAGTGTGTTTATTATACTCACATAAATGCATTCACTCTGTTAAATGGCTTAAAACTACATGATCCTTATAGCAATGGATCAGTATGCACAATAACATTCACTGCAGAGCTGCGGCTCATGTTAATATCCACAGCTATAATGATGTGTCAACATACTGATTGGCATAAGATATGTTAAAGTCATGAATGAGTTATGATTTTTCCATCTTTCTTTTCAAACAAAGGATTTTGTGCACAGACTCCTATTATTTCTTTTGGTATGTAATCCTGTTAgtgaggtccagtgtgtgggataaAGGGACATCTATTGGCAGAAGTGGATTATAATACTCatgactatgttttcatttgaaaaaaaacacaagttgtgtttttgttaacttagaatTAGGCAtttatagccccttttacactgcctatTAAAGGCAGAAATGTGGAATGGGCTGCCAGAGTTGACTCACTATAAGTCAGCAGCAGGGTAGTAATAACTCCAAATCGACATATGTGTAAAAGGGAGAGCCGGCAGGATGGGACCATGGACGGGactggtgtgacattttgatgaagaaatttaaaaagcagccgatagcagttagcagctaactccaagaagaagaacagcaaccGAAAAATGCCAGTGAACTGGGGAGACAAgaaggtccaggagctccttacccttcaggcagaggacgagatcagctgccatatgaCATGGACAGCAAAGGATTCTCACTTACTTACTCTTTACTTCCGGGATGCCAACATGCTGTCTAAAATAACACGAAGGGGCAGCATTATGCCTGCATTGTTTGATTCTGTATGGAAGAGCAAAGGTGACTTAATGAAGGGACTTCGcttgatctctgtgtaaaaaaggcTTCTACCTACATACAGAGCAGCCTCTCTTCCATGAAGTCTGCCATTTTtttgtacagtagcccagaatggacaaaccaaacactggctctagatagggccatacCCGTTTTCACATCGGCCAGAGTAGCATGTTTGGCACAAAGGGAGATGTCTcggttctgcaacctcaccgctagatgccagtaaaacctacacactagacctttaaatcaTATTGTTTTAAATACAGCTGTACTCAGGAtttgagttttaaaaaatggctacattatttaattttgatgcatttttaacatgtattttattgtttatccTTGACCATCATTGTTGCTACAAATGCAACAATGACAGATCTGCCTAATTGCTCACAAAtgtgcctttttattttaaattgtcTATTTGTGCCattgtttcacaataaaaagggTGTTACATCTCATTAACAATTACAATAAAAGGAAGAAATGTGCAGAACACAGTATTCATCTTTCCCACGCTGTTATCATTACATTAAATATACTATATCTGCATCAATGGTCAAGGAAGTGCATACTATATAGTCTTCTgcagagcaaattacaacacagCACAATTATGATTTATTACAAATGCAGCATTTTTGGCTCATAATGTGCCAATTGAGACAAATAAAACAGCGATTAATAAGACCTCGTGGAGAAATAGGCTCATTTTTGCCAAGGAATTATTATCCACAGAGTCAAGCATGTCTCTCAGGGGGCAGCAATAAACTGTGTGATGCTGTTTAAAACATATATCAGCACTGAGTCTGACTCATTAAACAAACTGGTCTCTCTTTCTATAAGTTGATGTACTGCCAGATTACTTTTCTGGGAACATGTattttcatgaaaataaagatggTGATGTTAATAAACTTACTGGCACCGTTGTTTCCTTTCTGACATATTTTCCAACTTGTGTTTTTCCATTGATGAAAATACCAACAGGGGGCTCCAGGGCTTGGGTTTCAATTTCCAGGTCATCAACATAAAGAGTAACGTCCTCCTCGGTGACCAACAGCCGCAGCTGGTGCCATTGCTCgtcaaacagctttttttgtcaaaggaaaAGAACAGGAAAAGGTCATTAATAAAGAGATGCATGCTGGCAGTGTGCTGATAAGgacattaacaaaacaaacaataaaacaatatgcCTCCCAAAGAGGGTGTGTACATTGGTATAAATATTGTTAAGAGCAGGAAGCAAGAGGAAATCAGTCACTGATTGGGGCATTTGGATAGTTTAGACCTGGACAATAGAAAAGGAGTCATGGTTACAAAACATCTATCGAAAATATTGTGGCGTTTTAAAGAGGACCTATAATGCTGTCCATATTTTGTGATAGATAATAATGTGGCcagagtttcaaataatgaggtgaaCTTTTGTAAAAGTAAGGCATGATACCCTTAGCCAATGTAAATtctctttcctaaacctaaccaatccaggCAACAAAGGCcacaagtactagccaatcagagggacaGTGGGGCGGACCATGCCCCTTCGCCATAAAGGCAGTTAGTAAACCTAagcatctcagacagagggtaaatacaggtgttccagcacaaaCGGTGTGAGagtaataaagtgtttttgaaaatcaaagcatataaacatgttcattttaaGGTTCAGATTTGTATTCTGGGTTTCTACAAAAGCAtgataggtcccctttaaaccCTTTTTTGGTAATATGCCCACTTTGATTCAGAAGATTTGTGTTGTATCATTTACCAGATGAATATCGGGGTTACACAGCAACCAGTTTCCAGAGAAAGACTCTATGTGCTTTTGCAGCTTTTGAATAGTGGAGTCTTTTGTCTGTCTAAAAGAGTTCATTTATATGGTAGTGCTATTTATTCAAGGAACAAAATCTGCTAATCAGAGAGATGTACAGTAGCGTCTACTTTTGTGAAGGTTGAATAGACTTCTGGAGCTCTACACGTTTATACAAGCCATCTGGATGTGTGAATAGGAGGATTAGGATTGATGGTTGAAAGAAAATGCTGAAGCCTTGGAGTTGCATTGATCTAAAACAGTTTGTGCCCGAGTTGCATTATGTGAAATAATGAACAGAAGACTACCCTTTGATTACCTGTATCATACAGTATGAGTGTGCTTTCTCTTGGACAGAATATAAGGCTTATACTGAGAATTCACAGTCTAAATGCACCAATCGGACTCTAAGAGGTGTACTCCAGCAATTTAGCATTGCACTGTCATGAAGTTTGGGGACTCTGAGAGACAGATTAAAAGAAGAGTGGTCACAACTGAACATTAGAGGTTGACATATCCCAACTTTTAGTATCTAGTCAGTATTCTGGGTGCTTCATTTCCCATATTGCAACTCATTGTGTCTCTTAATTTGACCCTCTGCCTGGAAAACACCCACATTGTGAGTCACTTGGACTTGACAAAGCTCCCACACagccacagaagacattatGCAACTGTGTAGTACTGTCTTAGAATGCTAAAATGATCTTAATGTGTAAGATCCAACAAGTTTTCCAACGCATACCACTATGTAAGTCTATGAATACTACATTAGCGCACCAGTGGGTGGACAACAGAGTAGCTTGTGTGATCGCTAATGTAAAATGGGTGCAGTTGCACCAAaactatgtggttaggtttagaaaaaaataatggttTGGCTCAATGTAAGTCTGTTTGTTACTAAGGCAATGAAACGGATCTCACATAAAATGTCTACTTAGGTAAAATCAATTACATGACATGCTgacaaactgttaaaaaaaattctacggtgacttctggtttcacatgggacacaaacacctcaTCTGGATGAAAGTCCGATGTTGGTTTGGCCCATTCACCAACCATTCCTTCTGTCTCTATCCCTCCCACAATAAGTGGATTTTCTTGTtctttatactatgtcacctaacttcctcctttgctcccctAATAATTATTATAGCCACTAGTGGTCGCCACCTAACAATTTTTGGAGGATAGTCTCGTAAAATCAGTGGGGTGTCCTTGAAAGACTATTTCAAAGAAATAATACAAAGAAATATTACTCAGTGTTACCCTACCCTcgctgtctgctgtgaaaatttAACCGTTTGAATTCCACTTGCTGCATTACTGGTTGTGGTGAACATGACGGTGCGCTCTTCTCCATTTAGAGTTACTGCCATCTGAGGTCTTCCGTCACGCGTCTGTATTCTCCACAAGTCCCACTCCTCTATTGCCACTGACCCTTTATACCTCAGTGTGGCCACAAAAACATATGATGGAGGCAGGCCATCAGGAAAAAGGCTCCTGGATGAACAAATATAAAAGTCAGTCAACTTGTAAATACCGGGGATGATgaagaaagaataaaagtaAGGCTATTACCGCGTAGCTTCACTCAAGTCGACCCGAGATGTTACTTCATAGGCCCTACTCCCGTAAAATGCCccttgtgtcttctttgtttttttagccaGATTTAAATGTAACAGGATATCAAAACCCTTTTCATCACGGGAGTCTATGGGAATTCTTGCTGGGCAAACCGTCTCTGCAACAGACAAACAGTAAaatagaaaaacagacaaacatagGGACTAATAGAGAATAATAGTACAAGAGACAAAAGGACAAATGGAGAAGCCTGAGGTAAAGAGATAccactgataataataatatttgaccTCATTGGATCTCATAATATTTGAGCAGAACACTTTAGTCCCAGACACTGATCAGCAGTTGCTTACCTTCGCACAGTTTCTGTCGTATGACCTGTATGATCCTGGAAATACCTTTGTAGTCCTCAACAGAGAAGACGTAAGTTGTAAATGGCTTGTTTGCAATGTCATTCAACTCGGCCGCTTCAGTCTCCGGCCCAACACCGATTGCAAACAAAATTACTCCTTTTTTCCTcgctgcctctgctgctttcaAGACTTCATCTTGAGACTTCCCATCTGTGAGGACAACAGCAATTCTGGAAATGCCGAACGGGCCGCGCTCAGAGAGGCCAAACAGTTTCTCTGTAGCAAACTTAATGGCTGTCCCTGTTCTTGTGTTTCCACCCATGTACTCAATGGACTCCATTGCTTTGATGAGGTCTTTGGTGGAGGAGTACTTCCCCAGAGGTATTTCTAAAACAGGGTCGTCGCTGTACTGGACGACACCAACCTGGGTAAACTTCTGTCCAATGTTGAAGCTTGTCGTTATGTTGACGAGCCATCGTTTCACTATTTCAAAATTGACATCTTCAACACTCCACGAGCCATCTAGAATAAAGACCAAATCACATGGTGCAGTCCTACAACCTGAAGCAGACAGAAAATAAACCATCAGTAGTGTAAAATAATGGTTTAAAACATCCTGTCTAGTCTGGTGGAATACGTGtaattaaatgcatttacagTACATGAAATCACCTTTGCCAGTTGTATGCATTTGACAGTTTTTAATGTATGGACAACAGGCATAACAAAGTGTGAGAAAATGAAGACAGAAGCACTCTTACTTCTTAAGTCTTCATCTTGAGCTGCACTAAACAAATGGAGAAGCATGAAGCACAGGCATCTTAAGACACAATGCATGGATGTCGCTTTGTAACCCATTATGCAGCAGTACCAAGTTCCAATTGTGCACCTACAGGGAAAGGGAAAAACATGCTTTGTattgcaggggaaaaaaagaaaaaggacaatGCAAGCATTTGTGAAATGTGGTCCCTGTGTTATTCTTGCCTTGACAGAAGTTAATGTCTCAGACTATTGTTTTTCCATTATTGAGATGTTTGGCCGCCATTTATTCTGGCTCATCCCTTTTCCATAGactttaaacacaaaatgatcatgCTACCTGCAATTTCACacataaataattttaaatggTGTGTGATCCCTGGAGTTACGTGACTAGGACGCCGCCAGGCTCTGCAAAATATGAATGAATTCATACACCAAAACGTTTAAGAATTGTATACACATGCAAATTAGCAGCATTTGTGCTGTAATGATCATGTTGTCTCTCTGAAAGAT contains:
- the col21a1 gene encoding collagen alpha-1(XXI) chain isoform X3 codes for the protein MGYKATSMHCVLRCLCFMLLHLFSAAQDEDLRSCRTAPCDLVFILDGSWSVEDVNFEIVKRWLVNITTSFNIGQKFTQVGVVQYSDDPVLEIPLGKYSSTKDLIKAMESIEYMGGNTRTGTAIKFATEKLFGLSERGPFGISRIAVVLTDGKSQDEVLKAAEAARKKGVILFAIGVGPETEAAELNDIANKPFTTYVFSVEDYKGISRIIQVIRQKLCEETVCPARIPIDSRDEKGFDILLHLNLAKKTKKTQGAFYGSRAYEVTSRVDLSEATRSLFPDGLPPSYVFVATLRYKGSVAIEEWDLWRIQTRDGRPQMAVTLNGEERTVMFTTTSNAASGIQTVKFSQQTARLFDEQWHQLRLLVTEEDVTLYVDDLEIETQALEPPVGIFINGKTQVGKYVRKETTVPFEIQKLRIYCDPEQNNRETACEIPGVCSNSPDYPEPTQEPCVCPPGPPGLPGIKGDQGNTGKPGQPGAGGADGKPGVPGIRGSPGPPGPPGAEGPRGSDGYKGEQGRPGVSGERGRPGLPGAPGQPGEKGLKGSTGVPGLPGKVGQAGEKGGLGPPGPPGYPGDAGLPGRDGKVGLPGRPGQKGEVGAMGIPGVDGREGHPGMPGLPGIAGQTGLKGETGLPGSRGFTGLPGPPGEMGLPGAPGLKGSIGPKGNKGGSGSPGSPGKPGPVGTAGEPGSAGQPGHPGMPGLKGSKGQRGNPGDKGEMGMKGGKGEPGRRGEHGSAGPVGLKGEGQQGIRGREDKKVQWDGPDSRVSQAQLALEGCRGRVVHLAHLDLKEDLQAKCRTITFGKSAEKFFSLSCLYCC